In the genome of Candoia aspera isolate rCanAsp1 chromosome 4, rCanAsp1.hap2, whole genome shotgun sequence, the window CCCTACCATCGCCTCAgatccaggggcatctgcagaggggATCAAACAATCAGAATAGCAGCTGTGACATCATCTCAGCCCCCATCCTGAccgtttttacacacacacacacacacggctatACACACACTAATACACAAGGATGCCCCTGCCCAGATCTATGAATGAACAGGACTCTGCTGAATATGGAAAGGCCAGTGTTGTGACCAATGGCATGTGCATAAGAGTTTGCACAAGGTACATAAGAATTTAACTTGGGTTAAAGCTCATTTTCAAGATTTGGTCCTTAAAATCAGTGTCAACAAATGGACTATAGACTAgttccatttcttttaattttgctgaGGCTGAGTTAggaattccattttctttttacacAAACAATTAATAGGGAAGGCCTTTTTTTGGTGGGgacccacttcctctctctctagaGCCCTGCATTACATTGCTACTTCCAGTACTACCCATGTGTTTCTGACAATATGATGTTTAACTCATCATGAATTTAAGTTCCATTGTCTAAATGTTTGTAATACAGAGAccgtaatttaaatatttattctgtaCTGGAAACtacagcagtatttttttttcaaacataaaTAACAACAGCATCTTTTATCCTTTGGCAGATTCCTCCATGAAGTATCATATAAACATTTCAGATGACTACTATGACTACTATGACTATGATAAGCTGAATGTTACTTTGGACTATGCTGTACATGACATGATTTGTGTCAAAGAAGAAGTGAGATCTTTCAGCCAGTCATTCCTACCAGCATTTTACTCTATTGTTTTCCTTGCTGGAGTTGCTGGAAATTTCCTAGTGGTAGCAATCTatgcctattttaaaaaatggaagacaaagactgaTATATACATTCTTAACTTGGCTATTGCTGacttattattgttatttactcTTCCATTTTGGGCTGGAAATGCTGTTCATGGATGGGTGTTTGGCATACCCTTATGCAAAATCACCGCAGCTATATATGCTATGAACTTTAGCACTAACATGCAATTTCTGGCCTGCATCAGCATTGATAGATACCATGCTATCATCCAACCACAAGGTCATCCAATCACAAGGTCAACAAGGAAGCTATGTTCCTTTGTCTGGATAGTTGCCTTCTTTCTTTGCGTTCCTGAATTGACTTTTCGAATGGTCATAACTTTCCATGGCAGATATGTATGTCTTGCCATGTTTCCTACAAGCTGGGGAAAAATGGCTAAGATCATCATCGACATCCTGGAAATAGCACTGAGTTTTGTTTTGCCTCTCCTTATCATACTTATCTGCTACTCAGCTATAGCCAGAATTCTCCTCAAAAGCTCCAGAGCTAAAAAATCCCAGCCTCTGAAAGTCCTTGCAGCAGTTGTCATTGTCTTTATCCTCACCCAGCTGCCTTACAATATCTTGAAGCTTTGGAAAACCATTCATGTGATCTTCCATCTGATCCAGGACTGTGGTACAATAAAAATCACTGATGTTGCATTGCAAGTAAGTGAGACTCTCGCACTGTTTCACAGCTGCCTGAAtcctatcctgtttttttttatggGAACCTCTTTCAAAATGCATATCATCAACATAGCAAAACATTATGGGTGCTGGAAAAGACAAGACAGCATGATAACTGAAGAGATCCCAATGGACTGTGAAGATTCTGCAGAACAAACAAATAGCTTTACAatttagaaaaggaagagaacattttttttcatgttaGCTGCTCAGCATCTATCTGAAATTTCAGAAAGGTCATGTCATTTATTACTAAAACTACTAGGTTTAAGCAAAATCATTGCTACTTGATCATacgtacatatatacatacgCCTCCATTATGcttttccctttcagggtaagccatGTTATgcaaaggagtaagaaatagtaaggcaAAGAAATTACAGAAATGAGATCCgaaaaagaaagaagttaaaTTTAGTTTACACTAACCCCATTCACTTTATCTCTCCATATTTTTCTAGTCTTGCAATTATCACATGCTATTTCCTTGAGATTGTCTCTTTTAGAACTTATGGGATCTAGCCTTGATAATTAACTTTTTTGGCATTTCACCAATAACAGCTTGGTGTTACTTGCCTTTGCTATTTTGGGAAAGCGCTACCCTTTAAAGTAATGAAATAGATGCAAAAGTGCACCACTCCACTACAGATATATAGTTGTATACTGCATATCTATATGATATCTATATCTagacataaatatataaactataGATATCCTGTcataatttttgaaaatatatcaaAGAAACATAGAATTGAGATTctggagatatttttaaaagaataacaatCCTACACTAAAGAAACCTCAGAATATATTAACTGTATCACATGGCACTATCTGGAAGTCAAGTCATACTAATAACAAtccttgtcctaacagtcaggaatcacactgagacgaggagtaggtctctagtgtttattatgtttattacataagacagaatcctaacaaactgaagaagcgtgggaaaaacccagacagataaaccccaaaagttaaggcgggtctgatctgtgtctctttgaatggctgcttaattcctcagtactacgcatgcattttcccccctggatagaggccccctcctgctcgccatcagtactcatgacaatcctATTCCTAATGAAGAACAAATAGGTCCATCATTAAGTGGACCAGACCTTTTTAATTTAGTTCCCACATAAAGATACCCGAAGTATTGCTATTACAAGTAACAATACAATACTATGTATTCAGGAGTTTCATTCAATTTAATGTGGATTGTTCTCACAAGACTACAGCAGTGATGACTTGTTAAAATCAGAGAATGATGTTCTAATATCCACCTGGTAAATTATGATGGGAATACACAGTATTTCTTAAATTTCCCATACTAATAACACAGTATAGTGAGCCCCGTgtgtgcagagtggtaggtggcagtattgcaactgaaactctcacCACAACCAGAGTtctatcccagcggaagctggattgtCTCTCGGGTAGCcgactcaggtcgactcagccttccatccttccgaggtcggcaaAATGAGCacgcagcttgctggggaaggcgacaactgaggaaggcaatggcaaaacaccccactatagtctgccaagaaaacatcacgaaagcggcatccctccaaagggtcagacgtgactcggtgcttgcacaggggacctttcacatcataATAATACAGTATACAAATAATCTCCAAATACTACTAAATGCTttgctattgttgttattatatttattattatttacaaaagcAGCTTTCAATACGTCTGTAATTTCATACTCGTAAGAAAAAGGTGTTATTGCACATACAGGTATGGgacacctgaggcacaaatgctttgctgccatttaTAGAACTCCAAGGGTGAACTGGATGGAGGAACTGGACCCACATAGAATGATGGGGGATCATGTTGATTCATCAGAGCTGTTCTTACGTTCTTACGGGGGTTAAGGTTAGGTTAGGCTCATTCCTAAACCCCACTGCATGCTCAGCCCATATCCTGGGACCAAGAGTAACTTAGTCAATAGATGAAATGAACAATTAACCTTTAGTatgtaattgttttttttctttattttattttttatttatttactatcctgcgtttattatttttataaataactcaaggcggcagacacacctagtactccttcctcctcctatttccccacaacaaccctgtgaggtgggctgggctgagagggagtgactggcccaaggtcacccagccaagtttctttttaattcaaataTCCACATGGTTCTAGTATTGGCtgttgattgaaaaaaaaagctgctgaATGAAAAGTGGCAGTTCTTGAAGGGTTGTTCGTTTCTTTTGCTTCCATCAGTGTACCTGTATAGTATGTAACTGTTCAAATACAAGTCAGACAAAAGAAGAGAAACCTGTATTTCCAGTCCACTTGAAGAAAAGGATGTGTTAATACAGAAACTGATTAATCTGGTATAGGAAATATTTTTACTCACCACTGCTCCACCACTTCTTGCCATTGATTATATAGCTGCCTCCATCTCTCTGAATGCTACACTCTATATTGGTGGCATCACTTGATGCAACATCAGGTTCTAGATCAAACATCAGAATTTTCCACAACTGAAGCCGTAGCAAAAACAAAAGATCTTACAGATTTTATTGTTCTACACATACAAGAAGGATTGACAGACGTGACATCAGAGATGAACTATGAGAGaagggaggggtttttttttgtttctcctctCATTACACTCTCTGAGTGAGTGAATTGTGAGATTTGTCTACCACCTGAAACCTTATTGGACTCCAGGTAGTTACAGAGCTTATTTATAAAATCAATACCAATCAGCATAATAATGACTTAAAATAACAATTCCGATCCAACTGACAATTAAATTAACCATTAAGATTAATGAGCTAAAATTCATTAGCTGGAATATGGTACTGCTGATTGCAATTAATCCCCAAAGCCCTTCCAGAAAAGCCAACCTTTCAgctgcttctggaaggccatgagggTGGGGACCTTGCCTTCAAGGCCAAGCTATTCCTCAGGAGGGGAGCTATGACAGAGAATGCCTGCCATCACGCTTCCTCCTGCCATACCAGCTGGTAGGTGGGGACTCTTACCATGTTTCCCATGTCATCTGAGTAGGATGGGCGGGAACTGTTGGGAAAAGGTGGTCCCTAAGATACCCAGGTCCCAAGCTATATAGTACTTTGTAAGTAGTGACCagactttgaattgcacctggaaagctcTCTGGATgtaaaagatggggggggggtaaaatgCAAAAATTGTAGCTCTCCTATCCCCTAAAAGACTGACATGTGGTAGAGATGAGCTGACAGTATACTTTAGAGTTGGAagctaattctgttttattgttgaAACTTGTTATCTATCAAAATACAGTGCTGGATTCAGAGTAAATTAATCATGCTGTAGCCTTGCTGACATTGATAGAGCAAATTAGCAATGGTTAAATTCCTTTGCATTAATTTTAGTGCAACTGAAGAATTTCTAGCATGCTGGATTCAACccaaaatttttaaaatgagattttcTCTCTGCTACTTATGCACATTTTCATGTCTAAAATATGAAACAATAACCTGTCATGCAGAAGCAAGAACTAATTTTTCCTTCCAGAAGAGGCTCCAgccattgtttcttctgttcttctgtCCCATACAAGTGCAGAACTTCCATATTTCCTGTGTCTGGAAGACAGAAAAAGGTTGGAACAGCAGTTCCTATTCCATCCAGCATACAACATAAGGGTGATAAAAATTCTGACAAAGCAGTAAGATGGTTCCCCACCTGGGGCATGACAGTTAAATACTTCAGGAGCAAAGAAGCACTTCCCAGTCTCTTCTGCTATTAATGCATAGTCCAATTGACCAATACCACtaacagctggcaggaaaaggTTCCAGAGGCCTTCTGCTTTGGCCCTTTCCTGGtgaaaagagaaagacagatgCACCAAATTACTCATCAGTCTAACATTTTAACTGAAACAGGAACGTAGAAGTTAAATTACACCACAAACACTACCATACAAAAAGTTCTGCTGCAAGATTCCTGGTGCACTACCCAACCTTCCCCATAGGATTGACATTCTTTTGGAAGCTGCTAAATGATGGTTCAACAACAGCCAGAGTAACAACTGAAAAGTGTGGGTGGGAATGCGAGGGGTTGTCAATGTAGTAAGGGTACATCTACCAACTGTTTTAAGGCTGGTTTTGATCACTGGTTTAGTGCTCTTCCAGAAGCTTGTGCGCAcgcgtgctctctctctctctgttccatTTGATTGCAAAACCCTCCCCATTCCCACCACTGGACAGCTGCTATATACAGTAGGCTCTAGAAAGGGCCTGGTTTGAAAGAACTGTTGCTCAAAACAGAAGAGCTCCAGAGGACACTACCCAAAGAGAGAAGGGCATGATGAACTGGCTTAAAGTGACTAATAGATGCTGGGCCAATCCCACCCCCTACTGTCACCTGGTAGCATAACCAACAGAATCAACAATGAAGCACATCAGTTTGATTCCACAGTAAAGCTGCCGTGACCTGTCATTTATTTAAGCAGAGTATTTTACACCTGGAACA includes:
- the ACKR4 gene encoding atypical chemokine receptor 4; this translates as MKYHINISDDYYDYYDYDKLNVTLDYAVHDMICVKEEVRSFSQSFLPAFYSIVFLAGVAGNFLVVAIYAYFKKWKTKTDIYILNLAIADLLLLFTLPFWAGNAVHGWVFGIPLCKITAAIYAMNFSTNMQFLACISIDRYHAIIQPQGHPITRSTRKLCSFVWIVAFFLCVPELTFRMVITFHGRYVCLAMFPTSWGKMAKIIIDILEIALSFVLPLLIILICYSAIARILLKSSRAKKSQPLKVLAAVVIVFILTQLPYNILKLWKTIHVIFHLIQDCGTIKITDVALQVSETLALFHSCLNPILFFFMGTSFKMHIINIAKHYGCWKRQDSMITEEIPMDCEDSAEQTNSFTI